A single region of the Plantactinospora soyae genome encodes:
- the radA gene encoding DNA repair protein RadA, whose protein sequence is MTSRATPRPAAGRTRAATREPRPAYECDACGHQPPKWVGRCPECGEWGAVVESTLTGPTVSGRVVSSRAPAEPARPIATISAAPARAVPTGVPELDRVLGGGLVPGAVVLLAGEPGVGKSTLLLDVAQHWAAGAGSPSLVVSGEESVSQVRLRAERMGTLHEQLYLAAENDLGAVLGHLDAVKPGLLVLDSVQTISTPGTEGVPGGVTQVRAVTAALVSIAKERGVATVLVGHVTKDGQVAGPRVLEHLVDVVLHFEGDKHSSLRMVRGVKNRFGTADEVGCFEMHEGGISSLADPSGLFLTRSTEAVPGTCVTVAMEGRRALVTEVQALIGATVAGSPRRTVSGLDSARLAMVLAVLQRRTERLTLHDREVFAATVGGIRVVEPAADLAVALAVASGGLNLAIAPNLVAIGEVGLTGEVRRVAAVPRRLAEAARLGFRFALVPTGCGPAASGAGPENMRVTEVTDVRSALQSVARISAE, encoded by the coding sequence GTGACCAGCCGAGCCACACCACGTCCCGCCGCCGGGCGCACCCGGGCCGCCACCCGCGAGCCCCGGCCCGCCTACGAGTGCGACGCCTGCGGCCACCAGCCGCCCAAGTGGGTCGGGCGCTGCCCGGAGTGCGGCGAGTGGGGTGCCGTCGTCGAGTCGACGCTCACCGGGCCCACCGTCTCCGGCCGGGTAGTGAGTTCCCGGGCTCCGGCCGAGCCGGCCCGCCCCATCGCCACGATCAGCGCGGCACCGGCCCGGGCCGTCCCCACCGGCGTGCCCGAGCTGGACCGGGTGCTCGGCGGCGGTCTGGTGCCCGGTGCGGTGGTCCTGCTGGCCGGCGAGCCCGGCGTCGGCAAGTCGACCCTGCTGCTCGACGTGGCGCAGCACTGGGCTGCCGGTGCCGGCAGCCCGTCGCTGGTGGTCAGCGGCGAGGAGTCGGTGAGCCAGGTCCGGCTCCGGGCCGAGCGGATGGGCACGCTGCACGAGCAGCTCTACCTGGCCGCCGAGAACGACCTCGGGGCCGTCCTCGGGCACCTGGACGCGGTCAAACCGGGCCTGCTGGTGCTGGACTCCGTGCAGACGATCTCCACCCCCGGTACCGAGGGGGTACCCGGCGGGGTGACCCAGGTCCGGGCGGTCACCGCCGCCCTGGTCTCGATCGCCAAGGAGCGGGGTGTCGCGACCGTGCTGGTCGGGCACGTCACCAAGGACGGCCAGGTCGCCGGTCCGAGGGTGCTGGAGCATCTCGTCGACGTGGTGCTGCACTTCGAGGGCGACAAGCACTCCTCGCTGCGGATGGTCCGGGGCGTCAAGAACCGGTTCGGCACGGCCGACGAGGTCGGCTGCTTCGAGATGCACGAGGGCGGGATCAGCAGCCTGGCCGATCCGTCCGGGCTGTTCCTGACCCGGTCCACCGAAGCGGTCCCCGGGACCTGCGTGACGGTCGCCATGGAGGGCCGGCGGGCGCTGGTCACCGAGGTGCAGGCACTGATCGGCGCCACGGTCGCCGGCTCGCCCCGCCGGACCGTCTCGGGCCTGGACAGTGCCCGGCTGGCGATGGTGCTCGCGGTGCTGCAACGCCGGACCGAGCGGCTGACCCTGCACGACCGGGAGGTCTTCGCCGCCACGGTCGGCGGGATCCGGGTGGTCGAGCCGGCCGCCGATCTCGCGGTCGCGCTCGCCGTCGCCTCGGGCGGCCTGAACCTCGCCATCGCACCGAACCTGGTGGCGATCGGGGAGGTGGGCCTGACCGGGGAGGTACGCCGGGTCGCCGCCGTACCCCGACGGCTGGCCGAGGCGGCCCGACTCGGCTTCCGCTTCGCGCTGGTGCCCACCGGCTGTGGGCCGGCGGCGAGCGGCGCGGGCCCGGAGAACATGCGGGTGACGGAAGTCACCGACGTCCGCTCGGCGCTGCAATCCGTGGCGCGGATATCGGCTGAGTAA
- a CDS encoding histone-like nucleoid-structuring protein Lsr2, whose translation MAKQIIHKLVDDLDGGDADETVKFSLDGVQYEIDLSDKNAGKLRDLFAPYVAAGSKVGRGGVVVGGRAARGRGGATADREQNKAIRAWAKKEGKDISDRGRIPQEIVDEYHAKAGR comes from the coding sequence GTGGCCAAGCAGATCATTCACAAGCTGGTCGATGACCTGGACGGCGGAGACGCGGACGAGACCGTCAAGTTCTCGCTCGACGGCGTTCAGTACGAGATCGACCTGTCGGACAAGAACGCCGGCAAATTGCGGGACCTATTCGCCCCGTACGTCGCGGCCGGCTCCAAGGTGGGTCGGGGCGGCGTCGTCGTCGGCGGTCGCGCCGCTCGCGGTCGAGGTGGCGCCACCGCCGACCGGGAGCAGAACAAGGCGATCCGGGCGTGGGCCAAGAAGGAAGGCAAGGACATCTCCGACCGCGGGCGCATCCCCCAGGAGATCGTGGATGAGTACCACGCGAAGGCGGGCCGCTAG
- a CDS encoding acyl-CoA dehydrogenase family protein, whose product MTVDALAAARRLAPRLAARAAEHDRDGSFPVEDFADLRAAGLFGLMVPPALGGLGASFAGYAGVATELARGNGATALVFNMHASVTGALGALTQELAEALGVPDEALAARDRLLAEAAAGAWYGVAMSERGAGSRLSKLTTTYEAVDGGYHIKGAKTFCSGAGHADAYLVAARSAADGSIVSQFLVPAGRDGLHVEPTWDSLGMRATASHDLHLDVTVPADRLLGGVEGLALVVAQLMPHWLVASYAAVYVGVARAAVDAAVEHLTARGLDGLPAVRARVGRADAATAAAELAVAEAARRVDEAPGDVETNRWVWRAKLLAGTTAAEVAASMVEAAGTSATRRGHPLERLYRDARCGSLHPATSDVCADWLGIAALGGDPDRDGSAPRW is encoded by the coding sequence ATGACAGTGGATGCCCTCGCAGCGGCGCGTCGATTGGCGCCGCGACTGGCGGCCAGGGCGGCCGAACACGACCGGGACGGCAGCTTTCCGGTCGAGGACTTCGCCGACCTGCGGGCCGCCGGACTCTTCGGCCTGATGGTCCCGCCGGCCCTCGGTGGTCTCGGTGCCAGCTTCGCCGGGTACGCCGGGGTCGCCACCGAACTCGCCCGGGGCAACGGCGCGACCGCGCTGGTCTTCAACATGCACGCCTCGGTGACCGGGGCGCTGGGCGCGCTCACCCAGGAGCTGGCCGAGGCGCTGGGCGTACCGGACGAGGCGCTGGCCGCCCGGGACCGGCTGCTCGCCGAGGCGGCGGCCGGTGCCTGGTACGGCGTGGCGATGAGCGAGCGCGGCGCCGGGTCCCGGCTGTCCAAGCTGACCACCACGTACGAGGCGGTGGACGGCGGCTACCACATCAAGGGCGCGAAGACGTTCTGCTCCGGTGCGGGTCACGCCGACGCCTACCTGGTGGCGGCGCGCAGTGCCGCCGACGGGTCGATCGTCTCGCAGTTCCTGGTGCCGGCCGGCCGGGACGGGCTGCACGTCGAGCCGACCTGGGACTCGCTCGGCATGCGGGCCACCGCCTCGCACGACCTGCACCTGGACGTGACGGTGCCGGCCGACCGGCTGCTCGGCGGGGTGGAGGGACTGGCCCTGGTGGTCGCCCAGCTCATGCCGCACTGGCTGGTGGCCAGCTACGCGGCGGTGTACGTCGGGGTGGCCCGGGCGGCGGTGGACGCCGCGGTCGAGCACCTGACCGCCCGGGGGCTGGACGGCCTGCCGGCGGTACGGGCCCGGGTGGGGCGGGCCGACGCCGCGACCGCCGCCGCCGAGTTGGCGGTGGCCGAGGCGGCACGTCGGGTCGACGAGGCGCCGGGGGACGTCGAGACGAACCGTTGGGTGTGGCGGGCCAAGCTGCTGGCCGGTACGACCGCCGCCGAGGTGGCGGCCTCGATGGTGGAGGCGGCCGGCACGTCGGCGACCCGGCGGGGGCATCCGCTGGAGCGGCTCTACCGGGATGCCCGTTGTGGATCTCTGCATCCGGCGACCTCGGACGTCTGCGCCGACTGGCTCGGCATCGCGGCGCTGGGCGGCGACCCGGACCGGGACGGTTCGGCCCCGCGATGGTGA
- a CDS encoding A/G-specific adenine glycosylase — MSKTQLAAAAIRWYDENARDLPWREPGVGAWPILVSEVMLQQTPVVRVLPAWRAWLTRWPVPAALAADTPAEAIRMWGRLGYPRRALRLHECASALVERHDGAVPADLEQLLALPGVGSYTARAVAAFAYGQRYPVVDTNVRRLVARAVAGEPDAGPATRPADLVATEALLPAHPGTAARASAAFMELGALICTARSPRCVDCPLATRCAWRASGRTAPPGPTRRPQRYAGTDRQVRGKLLAVLRETTGPVPRDRLDLVWADDLQRSRALAGLIEDGLVEMVGDTCVLAGDHAVD, encoded by the coding sequence ATGTCGAAGACACAGCTCGCCGCCGCGGCCATCCGGTGGTACGACGAGAACGCCCGCGACCTGCCGTGGCGAGAGCCCGGTGTCGGGGCCTGGCCGATCCTGGTCAGCGAGGTCATGTTGCAGCAGACCCCGGTGGTACGGGTGCTGCCGGCCTGGCGGGCGTGGCTGACCCGGTGGCCCGTACCGGCAGCGCTGGCCGCCGACACTCCGGCCGAGGCGATCCGGATGTGGGGACGCCTCGGCTATCCACGCCGGGCCCTGCGACTGCACGAGTGCGCCTCGGCGCTGGTGGAGCGGCACGATGGCGCCGTACCGGCCGACCTGGAGCAGTTGCTGGCGCTGCCCGGCGTCGGCAGCTACACGGCACGGGCGGTGGCGGCCTTCGCGTACGGCCAGCGCTACCCGGTAGTGGACACAAACGTACGAAGGCTCGTCGCTCGGGCGGTCGCCGGTGAGCCGGACGCCGGTCCGGCGACCCGACCGGCCGACCTGGTCGCGACCGAGGCACTTCTGCCGGCACATCCCGGTACGGCCGCCCGGGCCAGCGCCGCCTTCATGGAACTGGGCGCGCTCATCTGTACGGCCCGGTCCCCCCGGTGCGTCGACTGTCCACTGGCCACCCGCTGTGCCTGGCGGGCGTCCGGCCGAACCGCGCCGCCCGGCCCGACCCGGCGTCCCCAGCGGTACGCCGGCACCGACCGGCAGGTCCGGGGCAAGCTCCTGGCCGTGTTGCGGGAGACCACCGGGCCGGTACCCCGGGACCGGCTGGACCTGGTCTGGGCCGACGATCTGCAACGGTCCCGCGCACTGGCCGGCCTGATCGAGGACGGCCTGGTCGAGATGGTCGGCGACACCTGCGTACTTGCCGGCGATCACGCCGTCGACTGA
- a CDS encoding methyltransferase domain-containing protein, whose amino-acid sequence MRYERAGQGTGHPTPGVPGRTLPPNDPRQYDDLADEWWDPDGAFAMLHWLAEARAALVPPATGPGATLVDLGCGAGLLAPRIAGKGYRHVGVDLVRSALRQAAAHGVQPINADVGAVPLADRCADVVAAGEVLEHVPDWPRVVAEAGRVLRPGGTLVLDTLNATALSRLLAVRVAERLPGVPRGIHDPRLFVDSRALVQECARHGIQLRIRGVRPGGWSVARWLVGRALRRSGPGPSARAPQGRSDLPGQGAVPGRMATDREVASARTAGRNLPRIVPTWSAAVLYQGWGTKER is encoded by the coding sequence ATGCGGTACGAACGGGCCGGGCAGGGAACTGGGCACCCGACGCCCGGCGTCCCGGGCCGTACCCTGCCGCCCAACGATCCACGCCAGTACGACGACCTGGCCGACGAGTGGTGGGATCCGGACGGCGCCTTCGCGATGCTGCACTGGCTGGCCGAGGCCCGGGCGGCGCTGGTGCCGCCGGCCACCGGTCCCGGGGCGACCCTGGTCGACCTCGGCTGCGGTGCCGGCCTGCTCGCCCCCCGGATCGCCGGCAAGGGCTACCGGCACGTCGGGGTCGACCTGGTCCGCTCCGCGCTCCGGCAGGCCGCCGCGCACGGGGTCCAGCCGATCAACGCGGACGTCGGTGCCGTGCCGCTGGCGGACCGGTGTGCCGACGTGGTCGCCGCCGGCGAGGTGCTCGAACACGTTCCGGACTGGCCGAGGGTGGTGGCCGAGGCGGGCCGGGTGCTCCGGCCCGGCGGCACGCTGGTGCTGGACACCCTCAACGCCACCGCGCTGAGCCGGCTGTTGGCGGTCCGGGTGGCCGAGCGGCTGCCCGGGGTGCCCCGGGGGATCCACGATCCACGGCTGTTCGTCGACTCGCGGGCGCTGGTCCAAGAGTGCGCCCGGCACGGGATCCAGCTGCGGATCCGGGGCGTACGGCCCGGGGGTTGGTCGGTGGCGCGCTGGCTGGTCGGCCGCGCTCTGCGGCGCTCCGGGCCGGGGCCGTCCGCGCGGGCACCGCAGGGCCGTTCGGATCTGCCGGGTCAGGGCGCGGTCCCCGGGCGGATGGCCACGGATCGGGAGGTGGCTTCCGCCCGGACGGCCGGGCGGAACCTGCCACGGATCGTGCCGACCTGGTCGGCGGCGGTGCTCTACCAGGGGTGGGGGACCAAGGAGCGGTAG
- the disA gene encoding DNA integrity scanning diadenylate cyclase DisA, whose protein sequence is MPIDREANRPASAASPVRTSAAGSAARPVNVGMTVTGGGLTGDPLRANLALMAPGTALRDGLERILRGRTGALIVLGYDKVVETLCTGGFPLDVEFSATRVRELCKMDGAVVLSSDGTRIVRAAVHLMPDPSIPTEESGTRHRTAERVGRQTGFPVISVSQSMRIISLYVNGQRHVLDDSAAILSRANQALATLERYKLRLDEVSGTLSALEIEDLVTVRDAVAVVQRLEMVRRIADEIAGYVVELGTDGRLLALQLDELMAGVDADRTLVIRDYLPTGRKARTLDEALVELDLLTATELIDLVAVAKAIGYPGASDALDAAVSPRGFRLLAKVPRLPGLVVDRLVGHFGSLQRLLGATVEDLQAVDGVGDARARGVREGLSRLAEASILERYV, encoded by the coding sequence GTGCCGATCGACCGCGAAGCGAACCGACCCGCCAGCGCGGCCTCCCCTGTCCGCACCAGCGCCGCCGGTTCGGCGGCACGCCCCGTCAACGTCGGAATGACCGTGACCGGCGGAGGGCTGACCGGGGATCCGTTGCGGGCCAATCTCGCGCTGATGGCGCCGGGTACGGCACTACGCGACGGCCTCGAACGCATCCTGCGTGGCCGTACCGGGGCCCTGATCGTGCTCGGCTACGACAAGGTCGTCGAAACGCTGTGCACCGGCGGCTTCCCGCTCGACGTCGAGTTCTCCGCGACCCGGGTCCGTGAACTGTGCAAGATGGACGGCGCCGTGGTGCTCTCCAGTGACGGCACCCGGATCGTCCGCGCCGCCGTGCATCTGATGCCCGATCCGTCGATCCCGACCGAGGAGTCCGGCACCCGGCACCGCACCGCCGAGCGGGTGGGCCGGCAGACCGGGTTCCCGGTGATCTCGGTCAGCCAGTCGATGCGGATCATCAGCCTCTACGTCAACGGCCAGCGGCACGTACTTGACGACTCGGCGGCGATCCTGTCCCGGGCCAACCAGGCGCTGGCCACCCTGGAGCGGTACAAGCTCCGCCTGGACGAGGTCTCCGGCACCCTGTCCGCACTGGAGATCGAGGACCTGGTCACGGTCCGCGACGCGGTGGCGGTGGTGCAGCGGCTGGAAATGGTACGTCGGATCGCCGACGAGATCGCCGGCTACGTGGTGGAACTGGGCACCGACGGCCGACTCCTCGCGCTCCAGCTCGACGAGTTGATGGCGGGCGTGGACGCGGACCGGACCCTGGTCATCCGGGACTACCTGCCGACCGGGCGCAAGGCACGGACCCTTGACGAGGCTCTGGTCGAGTTGGACCTGCTCACCGCGACCGAGCTGATCGACCTGGTCGCGGTCGCCAAGGCGATCGGCTACCCGGGCGCCTCGGACGCGCTCGACGCGGCGGTCAGCCCACGCGGGTTCCGGCTGCTCGCCAAGGTGCCCCGGCTGCCCGGCCTCGTGGTGGACCGGCTCGTCGGCCACTTCGGCAGCCTGCAACGGTTGCTCGGTGCGACGGTCGAAGACCTCCAGGCCGTCGACGGGGTCGGCGACGCCCGGGCCCGGGGCGTACGGGAGGGGCTGTCCCGGCTCGCCGAGGCGTCCATCCTGGAGCGGTACGTCTGA
- a CDS encoding peptide deformylase, with protein sequence MTAEQDCGLGGWTTAVLGDPGEVRSVVTAPAGVLSRAGAAVDPLAEDVVRLAADLVATMRVSPGCVGLAAPQVGVGARVFAVDVTGHPKTLTSHGIFVLCNAEVVEASRWRLGREGCMSVPDLTGDVKRASRVVIQAVLPGTGAAVRLVTDGFEARALQHEIDHCRGRLFLDRVAGAHAVYQRKVYL encoded by the coding sequence GTGACCGCCGAGCAGGACTGCGGTCTGGGCGGCTGGACGACGGCGGTGCTCGGCGATCCGGGTGAGGTGCGGTCGGTGGTCACCGCCCCGGCGGGGGTGCTGAGCCGGGCCGGCGCCGCCGTCGATCCGCTCGCCGAGGACGTGGTCCGGCTCGCCGCGGACCTGGTCGCCACCATGCGGGTGTCACCCGGCTGCGTCGGGCTGGCCGCACCGCAGGTCGGGGTCGGCGCCAGGGTCTTCGCCGTGGACGTGACCGGTCACCCCAAGACACTGACGTCGCACGGCATCTTCGTACTCTGCAACGCGGAGGTGGTCGAGGCCAGCCGGTGGCGGCTGGGCCGGGAGGGCTGCATGTCGGTCCCGGACCTGACCGGTGACGTCAAGCGGGCCAGCCGGGTGGTGATCCAGGCGGTGCTGCCGGGCACCGGTGCGGCGGTGCGGCTGGTCACGGACGGCTTCGAGGCGCGGGCCCTGCAACACGAGATCGATCATTGTCGGGGTCGGTTGTTCCTCGACCGGGTGGCCGGCGCGCACGCGGTCTACCAGCGCAAGGTCTACCTGTGA
- a CDS encoding ATP-dependent Clp protease ATP-binding subunit, whose amino-acid sequence MFERFTDRARRVVVLAQEEARMLNHNYIGTEHILLGLIHEGEGVAAKALESLGISLEGVRQQVEEIIGQGQQAPSGHIPFTPRAKKVLELSLREALQLGHNYIGTEHILLGLIREGEGVAAQVLVKLGADLNRVRQQVIQLLSGYQGKEPAAAGTAPGEAAPSTSLVLDQFGRNLTQAAREGKLDPVIGREKEIERVMQVLSRRTKNNPVLIGEPGVGKTAVVEGLSQRIIKGEVPETLKDKQLYTLDLGALVAGSRYRGDFEERLKKVLKEIRTRGDIILFIDEIHTLVGAGAAEGAIDAASILKPMLARGELQTIGATTLDEYRKHLEKDAALERRFQPIQVGEPSLAHTIEILKGLRDRYEAHHRVSITDAALVAAATLADRYISDRFLPDKAIDLIDEAGARMRIRRMTAPPDLRDFDERIAQVRRDKESAIDAQDFERAAQLRDKEKQLLGQKAQREKEWKAGDLDVVSEVDDEQIAEVLANWTGIPVYKLTEEETSRLLRMEDELHKRVVGQEDAVKAVSKAIRRTRAGLKDPKRPSGSFIFAGPSGVGKTELSKALAEFLFGSEDSLIQLDMSEFHDRYTVSRLVGAPPGYVGYDEGGQLTEKVRRRPFSVVLFDEIEKAHPDVFNTLLQILEDGRLTDGQGRIVDFKNTVIILTTNLGTRDVAKAVSMGFQASEDSESNYERMKQKVNDELKQHFRPEFLNRIDDTIVFHQLKQGEILHIVDIMIQRIETQLRNKDMGLELTDNAKKYLAKKGFDPVLGARPLRRTIQRDIEDNLSERILFNELTPGQIVVVDCEGDPEDIDKSKLVFRGAEKPVEVPDAVPADLGNTAPAGADE is encoded by the coding sequence ATGTTCGAGCGGTTCACCGACCGAGCGCGGCGGGTTGTCGTCCTGGCTCAAGAAGAAGCCCGGATGCTCAACCACAACTACATCGGTACGGAACACATCCTGCTAGGTCTCATCCACGAGGGTGAAGGCGTCGCGGCGAAGGCCCTGGAGAGTCTGGGCATCTCGCTGGAAGGCGTCCGCCAGCAAGTCGAAGAGATCATCGGCCAGGGTCAGCAGGCGCCGAGCGGGCACATCCCGTTCACGCCGCGGGCCAAGAAGGTGCTGGAGCTGTCGCTGCGCGAAGCGTTGCAGCTCGGCCACAACTACATCGGCACGGAGCACATCCTGCTCGGGCTGATCCGCGAGGGTGAGGGCGTCGCCGCACAGGTGCTGGTGAAGCTCGGCGCCGACCTGAACCGGGTCCGCCAGCAGGTCATCCAGCTGCTCTCCGGCTACCAGGGCAAGGAGCCGGCCGCGGCCGGTACCGCCCCGGGTGAGGCCGCGCCGTCGACCAGCCTCGTGCTGGACCAGTTCGGCCGGAACCTGACCCAGGCCGCCCGGGAGGGCAAGCTCGACCCGGTCATCGGCCGGGAGAAGGAAATCGAGCGGGTGATGCAGGTGCTCTCCCGCCGTACCAAGAACAACCCGGTCCTGATCGGCGAGCCAGGGGTCGGCAAGACCGCGGTCGTCGAGGGCCTCTCCCAGCGAATCATCAAGGGTGAGGTGCCGGAGACGCTCAAGGACAAGCAGCTCTACACGCTTGACCTGGGTGCCCTGGTCGCCGGCTCGCGGTACCGCGGTGACTTCGAGGAGCGCCTCAAGAAGGTGCTCAAGGAGATCCGCACCCGCGGCGACATCATCCTGTTCATCGACGAGATTCACACCCTGGTGGGTGCGGGTGCCGCCGAGGGCGCGATCGACGCGGCGAGCATCCTCAAGCCGATGCTGGCCCGTGGCGAGCTGCAGACCATCGGCGCGACCACCCTCGACGAGTACCGCAAGCACCTGGAGAAGGACGCCGCCCTTGAGCGGCGGTTCCAGCCGATCCAGGTGGGTGAGCCGTCGCTGGCGCACACCATCGAGATCCTGAAGGGTCTGCGGGACCGTTACGAGGCACACCACCGGGTCTCCATCACCGACGCCGCCCTGGTGGCGGCGGCGACCCTGGCCGACCGGTACATCTCCGACCGCTTCCTGCCGGACAAGGCGATCGACCTGATCGACGAGGCCGGTGCCCGGATGCGGATCCGTCGGATGACCGCGCCGCCAGACCTGCGCGACTTCGACGAGCGGATCGCCCAGGTCCGTCGCGACAAGGAGTCCGCGATCGACGCGCAGGACTTCGAGCGGGCCGCGCAGCTCCGGGACAAGGAGAAGCAGCTCCTCGGCCAGAAGGCGCAGCGGGAGAAGGAGTGGAAGGCCGGCGACCTGGACGTGGTGTCCGAGGTCGACGACGAGCAGATCGCCGAGGTGCTGGCGAACTGGACGGGTATCCCGGTCTACAAGCTCACCGAGGAGGAGACCTCCCGGCTGCTCCGCATGGAGGACGAGCTGCACAAGCGGGTCGTCGGCCAGGAGGACGCGGTCAAGGCGGTCTCGAAGGCGATCCGGCGTACCCGGGCAGGCCTGAAGGACCCGAAGCGTCCGTCCGGCTCGTTCATCTTCGCCGGTCCGTCCGGTGTCGGTAAGACCGAGCTGTCCAAGGCGCTGGCGGAGTTCCTGTTCGGCAGCGAGGACTCGCTGATCCAGCTCGACATGTCCGAGTTCCACGACCGGTACACCGTGTCGCGGCTGGTCGGGGCGCCCCCCGGCTACGTCGGCTACGACGAGGGTGGCCAGCTCACCGAGAAGGTGCGGCGTCGGCCGTTCTCGGTGGTCCTCTTCGACGAGATCGAGAAGGCCCACCCGGACGTCTTCAACACCCTGCTCCAGATCCTGGAGGACGGGCGGTTGACCGACGGCCAGGGCCGGATCGTCGACTTCAAGAACACCGTCATCATCCTGACCACCAACCTGGGCACCAGGGACGTGGCCAAGGCGGTGTCGATGGGCTTCCAGGCCTCCGAGGACTCCGAGTCGAACTACGAGCGGATGAAGCAGAAGGTCAACGACGAGCTGAAGCAGCACTTCCGGCCGGAGTTCCTCAACCGGATCGACGACACGATCGTGTTCCACCAGCTCAAGCAGGGCGAGATCCTGCACATCGTGGACATCATGATCCAGCGGATCGAGACCCAGCTCCGCAACAAGGACATGGGGCTCGAGCTGACCGACAACGCCAAGAAGTACCTGGCGAAGAAGGGCTTCGACCCGGTGCTGGGCGCCCGACCGCTGCGTCGGACGATCCAGCGCGACATCGAGGACAACCTCTCCGAGCGGATCCTCTTCAACGAGCTCACGCCCGGTCAGATCGTCGTCGTGGACTGCGAGGGCGACCCGGAGGACATCGACAAGTCCAAGCTGGTGTTCCGCGGTGCGGAGAAGCCGGTTGAGGTGCCCGACGCGGTGCCGGCCGACCTGGGCAACACCGCCCCCGCTGGCGCGGACGAGTAA
- a CDS encoding UbiA family prenyltransferase translates to MSHVVLGLVRASHPEPAVAVTTVSALLAWGIGHPPAGIVAVGLTVLASQLAIGWVNDCLDADRDAEVGRRDKPVASGMISRRAVGLAGAVAAVLTPLPALTLNPTAAVWATVALVSALLYNWPLKSTPASVLPYAVSFGTLPAFVVLALPGAPAPPAWLVAAGALLGAGAHFANVLPDLADDERTGVRGLPHRLGPTGSRVAAAGLLLAATATLVLGPPGPPSWAGLTAIAVAAVVPPAGWYASRAAAARGDRPVAVFRAVMLVALIDVVLLVASGRVV, encoded by the coding sequence ATGTCGCATGTGGTGTTAGGGCTGGTCCGGGCGAGTCACCCGGAGCCGGCGGTCGCGGTGACCACGGTGTCGGCCCTGCTCGCCTGGGGCATCGGGCATCCACCCGCCGGGATCGTGGCGGTGGGCCTCACCGTGCTGGCCAGTCAGCTCGCCATCGGCTGGGTCAACGACTGCCTGGACGCCGACCGGGACGCCGAGGTCGGCCGGCGGGACAAGCCGGTGGCGAGCGGCATGATCAGTCGACGCGCGGTCGGGCTGGCCGGCGCGGTGGCCGCCGTGCTGACCCCGCTGCCCGCGCTCACCCTCAATCCCACCGCCGCTGTCTGGGCCACCGTCGCCCTGGTCTCCGCGCTCCTCTACAACTGGCCGCTGAAGTCCACCCCGGCCTCGGTGCTGCCGTACGCGGTCTCGTTCGGGACGTTGCCGGCCTTCGTCGTACTCGCGTTGCCCGGCGCGCCGGCCCCGCCGGCCTGGTTGGTGGCCGCCGGGGCGCTGCTCGGCGCCGGGGCGCACTTCGCGAACGTGCTGCCGGACCTGGCCGACGACGAACGGACCGGGGTACGTGGGCTGCCGCACCGGCTGGGTCCGACCGGGTCCCGGGTGGCCGCCGCCGGGCTGCTCCTGGCGGCGACCGCGACGCTGGTCCTCGGGCCGCCCGGCCCGCCGTCCTGGGCCGGGCTGACCGCCATCGCGGTCGCTGCCGTGGTGCCGCCGGCCGGCTGGTACGCGAGCCGGGCCGCCGCCGCCCGGGGCGACCGCCCCGTGGCCGTCTTCCGGGCCGTCATGCTGGTCGCGCTGATCGACGTCGTGCTGCTGGTCGCGAGCGGTCGGGTGGTCTGA
- a CDS encoding glycine cleavage system protein R codes for MSELAITVIGPDRPGIVADVAEALAEVGANLTDSTMTRLRGHFAMTLICVGPSGPEAEAALAPVVADGPLVATVRQVGAEASSTPFGEPYLMAVHGADRLGIVSALTRVLAEAGGNVTDLTTRLTGPLYVLLAEVELPPGTAESLADRLSEVAVGLDVEVTLRRADSDLL; via the coding sequence ATGAGCGAGCTGGCGATCACCGTCATCGGTCCGGACCGACCCGGCATCGTGGCTGACGTCGCGGAGGCCCTGGCCGAGGTCGGGGCGAACCTCACCGACTCGACCATGACCCGGTTACGTGGACACTTCGCGATGACGCTGATCTGCGTGGGCCCGTCCGGGCCGGAGGCGGAGGCGGCGCTGGCCCCGGTCGTCGCCGACGGACCACTGGTGGCGACGGTACGTCAGGTCGGCGCCGAGGCGTCGAGTACGCCGTTCGGCGAGCCGTACCTGATGGCCGTGCACGGGGCCGACCGGCTCGGGATCGTCTCGGCACTGACCCGGGTGCTCGCCGAGGCCGGCGGCAACGTCACGGACCTGACCACCCGGCTCACCGGGCCGCTCTACGTCCTCCTCGCCGAGGTCGAGCTGCCGCCGGGTACGGCGGAAAGCCTCGCCGACCGGCTGTCCGAGGTGGCCGTCGGGCTGGACGTGGAGGTCACCCTGCGCCGAGCCGACTCGGATCTGTTGTGA